From the Desulfosarcina sp. BuS5 genome, one window contains:
- a CDS encoding AAA family ATPase translates to MNKDPLIILIGGASGTGKSTLSKNLSERLNIIHRLGTGFVREILRSQINMQDNPYMFGFTFEPCGFKDPVEKFVKQSSYMKDAISACIDRAYDEGTSLIIEGAHIIPGLIQNKRISLTVLLYNPYLDLHFKMINGPTHFKRVISDDNFAISRKIQDWLLAEAEKYNVPVLQSSNGAKVLDEIVKLCPGY, encoded by the coding sequence ATGAATAAAGATCCGCTTATCATTCTAATAGGAGGCGCATCCGGCACCGGTAAATCGACCTTATCAAAAAATCTTTCCGAAAGGCTGAATATTATTCATCGGCTAGGAACAGGTTTTGTTCGTGAAATACTACGTTCACAAATTAACATGCAAGATAATCCCTATATGTTCGGTTTTACTTTTGAACCTTGTGGATTTAAAGATCCTGTCGAAAAATTTGTTAAACAGTCTTCATATATGAAAGATGCAATTTCAGCCTGTATTGACCGCGCATATGATGAAGGCACATCCCTGATTATCGAAGGCGCGCATATAATTCCCGGACTTATACAGAATAAGAGAATCAGTTTAACTGTTTTACTTTATAATCCTTATCTTGATTTACATTTTAAAATGATCAATGGGCCGACTCATTTTAAACGTGTTATATCAGATGACAATTTTGCAATCAGCCGTAAAATTCAGGATTGGCTTTTGGCAGAAGCCGAAAAGTATAATGTTCCGGTGCTGCAAAGCAGCAATGGCGCCAAGGTTCTTGATGAGATCGTGAAACTCTGTCCAGGGTATTAA